The following proteins come from a genomic window of Sphaerisporangium rubeum:
- a CDS encoding ADP-ribosylglycohydrolase family protein: MRDTETTAISHRDRVRGCLLAGAIGDALGAPIEFDSTQAIRRQHGPAGVTGLTADWRGKTGLITDDTQMTLFTVEGLIRAGVRERERGFAAPVDVVRNAYLRWLDTQNHPAPPPADSLVRTGTLREQKWLYSRRAPGNACLSGLRQSFGSPAATGEPGPVNPGSKGCGTVMRSAPFGLAAHDDRAAFTLAAACAQITHGHPTGYLAAGAFAALIHHLAQGTPLVPAVQHTMALLAEHPSHEETTDAIESALILTTMSGDPTPERVERLGGAWVAEEALAIALYCALAAQDDMEQALLLSVNHSGDSDSTGAMCGNILGTLHGEAALPSHWLGSLEGRETIADLADDLAVHTAGGIAARDKYPGC; this comes from the coding sequence GCGACCGCGTACGTGGCTGCCTGCTCGCCGGCGCCATCGGAGACGCACTCGGTGCACCGATCGAGTTCGACTCGACACAAGCCATCCGGCGACAGCACGGCCCGGCCGGCGTGACCGGCCTGACCGCCGACTGGCGCGGCAAGACCGGCCTGATCACCGACGACACCCAGATGACCCTGTTCACCGTCGAAGGCCTGATCCGCGCCGGCGTGAGAGAACGCGAAAGAGGCTTCGCGGCCCCCGTGGACGTCGTCCGCAACGCCTACCTCCGCTGGCTCGACACCCAGAACCACCCCGCGCCGCCACCGGCCGACAGCCTCGTCCGCACCGGCACCCTCCGCGAGCAGAAATGGCTGTACTCCCGCCGGGCCCCCGGCAACGCCTGCCTGTCCGGCCTCCGCCAGTCCTTCGGCTCCCCGGCCGCCACCGGCGAACCCGGTCCGGTCAACCCCGGTTCCAAGGGCTGCGGCACCGTCATGCGCTCAGCCCCCTTCGGCCTCGCCGCACACGACGATCGCGCCGCCTTCACCCTCGCCGCCGCCTGCGCGCAGATCACCCACGGCCACCCCACCGGCTACCTCGCCGCCGGCGCTTTCGCCGCTCTCATCCACCACCTCGCACAAGGCACCCCACTGGTCCCGGCCGTACAGCACACCATGGCCCTCCTCGCCGAACACCCGTCCCACGAGGAGACCACCGACGCCATCGAGTCGGCCCTCATCCTCACGACGATGTCCGGCGACCCCACCCCCGAACGAGTGGAACGCCTAGGCGGCGCCTGGGTGGCCGAGGAGGCCTTGGCCATCGCTCTCTACTGCGCCTTGGCAGCACAGGACGACATGGAACAAGCCCTCCTGCTGTCCGTCAACCACTCAGGCGACAGCGACTCCACCGGCGCCATGTGCGGCAACATCCTCGGCACCCTCCACGGCGAAGCGGCCCTTCCGAGCCATTGGCTCGGCTCCTTGGAGGGGAGAGAAACCATCGCCGACCTCGCCGACGACCTCGCCGTCCACACCGCCGGTGGCATCGCGGCCCGCGACAAGTACCCGGGCTGCTGA